The genomic stretch ATATTGAACGTGGTATACATTTTCACGAGCCGCACCCTGACAGCGATATCCCGTACGTTATGGTGAGGCGATTTGGAAGGAAGCTGGAGCGTGTGTATGGGTGGAATGCCGATACGTTTAGGTTAGTTTGAGGATTGCGGTGTCAGTATTGGGAGAGTGAAGAGATGATTGTGGAGACTATGACGGTCTGGATTGCACTTTGTAAGATACAAATTCTGGAGAGGTGTCTAGAACACAGAAGGAATCAGTACATGCCGAGATCATATACATGGGGACCATTGGACAAGAGAGCAATCTAATTCTGACTTGCACAATACATTGTTAAACATTCCCAGTGAGGCATGTACATTATTACACCACTTGTATGCATGCGTTTATAGAAAGGACCGACCTTCTGCCATCTCCTTCGCTGCCAATGTCATACCCTCAAGCCACAGCGCCTCAACGTCCTGCTTCAACAACTGCCGACTCGTATTATCATCAAGCAGTCTCAAGCCACGCGCATCCCGACAAGGCCGATATAGGACTTTGCTCAACTCTAAAACATGAATCGCAGCTAAGAGAAAAAGCCTGGTCGAATACTCCTGTGCCAGCGTCCCAAAAGGATCTTCACAGCCCAGGATGCAGATTAGCTCTAGTAGTTCTCTAGCCCCGTAAACGGGCAGATGCTGCTCAGATCGATGGATACCCAGAATGATGAGGAAGAGATGTAGTTTGAGCCAGTGTTTTCCAGTTGATTGACCTTCCCTGTGCAGTCCATGTAGCATCCAAGCAGCGTTTCGTATGTTGAGCCAATGCAGATTATCGTTTCCGGCGTCAAGTTGATAGCGCATTATGGCTTGCCACGTTGCCAAGGAAAGCGTAAACCCCTTCTGACAACAGCGCGCAACGCACGAGAGCGTGTTGAAGAGGCTTGTAATAGGGCAGGTTGTCCAGGTCGCTTGAGGACCGATGGAAGAGATGCGACTGATATACCTCATTAAAGCGTTGTATTCCGGGCCAGGAAACTCCTCAAATGCCAACATGATGATGCGGACAGCGGTGGCTACCTGGTCGCCAGGAGGCGGATTCATGATGCCTGACCAGAGTCTACTGAGAAATCCCCCCTGCGTCGAGTCGCGTACGTTAAAAGTTTGGCTGTAATACTGGATAAATCGGGTAGGAGAAACCGGGGCGTCGGGAGCAAAGATCGGGGGCGAGGTACCGGTACTCGGACTCACTTGTCGCGCTCGACCTCGTCGGTCGGGAATGTTGGACGCATTGAACAGCACGCCACGACACAGTGGACATGTGCCTGTCAAATTCCTCTGTCGCAGCCATTCTTCGAGACAGTTCTTACCGAACTGATGCCCACACGCTATGATCTGGATGGCGACGTGCTCGGCGGTAAACGTGTCGTGACATATTGCGCAACTGACTATCTCGATGCCTGTCTCAATGAACTTTTTGGCTGACGATGGGATGGCTTTCTGCGAATCCATGGTGGCCAAAAGTTGTATTAGCTTCTAAAATCCAAGCATGGTTCGTGGGTGTTTGCGGCAGCCGCTGCTGGTAGCAACGAATTCGTAGTTGGGTGGCTGCCTAACAGGGTTGACTACTATGGCGCTATACCAGTAGCGTTTAGGCTCAAAATTGGGCTTAAGACATCTAAGACAGCACCATAAACTACGCTGAACAGATGTGTTGAAATATCTTAAGACTGGTATAGTGCGCTACTACATGGTAGTCTGTCAATATAGCCCATAGCCCCATAGTGTATCTTTCTTAATCGCCTGGACAGCAGAATCTTTGATATGCAGTGTCTGTGAGGCTGTCGAAGGCTACGAGAATCTCTGGAGAGATCACAAACATCACGCGCCAAGTTTTCCCTTAGCTGTACTGGCGAGCCTGAGCAGATGAACCTACACTCTGTGCATTCAGTTCTGCTATCGCGTGTATTTATCGCCCATTAGCATGTTGGCAAGCCTATGAATTCTTAGGCTACGCCTGATTCAGCATGTGGATTGAGATGGAGTTCCTCATCTTTGATGAAGCCTAGCTGGATGGCCTGTTACGTTCCGTCCTTGCCctttcttctctttttctCCATCCGCATCTTACTCCccctcatcatcttcctctTGTTTCTTGTTTTCTTttttgcccttcttcttgttGTCACCTCCTTCGTCCTTCTCTttctcctcctcttcccccTGTTCTTGTTCCTCTTCCCCGTCCTCAACTTGCTCTAACATAAAATTGCTCCATTTACTTGTACTTTCGAGATTCTCCGAAGCCTTTGTCGCCGAGCTACCAGACTGTCGTCTGGTTTGGCTTACGCGGACCATTTGGGTGAGAACCGCAAATTCGATCTTGAGCTTAAAGCTATGCACCAGTGATTTGAAGGTGTTCAAGATCATGTAGAGTTCCAGAAACTCCATTACGAGCAGTGCAGTGTCCATTACCAACAGAAAAATGTTCATTGCAATGAGTTGCCACATCCACTTCCGATCCTGTGCGTTGAAGTTCACACGCATCGCGTTGCGGGTCTCCCAGATATAAACACAGGATATGAAGACTTCTTCGAAGCTGGAGAGAGTCATTTGTGTCTTTGCCATGGCTGCGTAGGTCCGAGTGTATGTGCCCGGTTGGTCCGTATACTCGCGTAGGTTGAGCATACTGGTAGGGACACAGAGAACAACAGCCAACACGATAATCATCCACAAAATCGAGCGTACGAGTTTCCGATTCGATGAGATAAGGTGCAAACGAGAATACAGGACCAAGGACTGTCCGGGGACCATCAAGACTAGCCCAACAGTCATGAGTATGTTGTCGACGTGGGTGTCGTGTGCAACATTGTTTTGCTTCATATATGCCCCTAGGGAGCCAGTTAGTGACATGATATCAGATACATGGACGTGTACCTGCCTGTGGCGTATGTAACAGTACTAAGTACATCGACAATCAAACTCCAAAAGTAAAGACCAGAGTATCTCTTGAATGTGAAAAATACGAGAAAGAGTAATTCGATCGAGTTGTACCAGGTCATAGCCGTGAAAGCAGCCGTTGCCCGTGGAAGACCACCACCAACAGCTTCCAAATCGCTACTGGCGCTGGTGATGTTTGCCATCTTGTTTGAGCCGATGGAGTCCAAAGGTTGAGTGCGGGTATAGGTGCTGGAACCACAGCATTATACCAGGGAAACACCATCTGACTGAATTCGTAATAAAATGAACGGCATGCTATGCGGCAAGCCATTGACACGGTAGGGGCACATGTGGGTCGGGAGCTCAAAGTCGAGCCCGGGCTGGTACCAAGGAATTCTCATGGCTTTCTAATTCCCTGACATAGGCGTTGAGCTAGTACATATTTGACAAGAAGGTGAGTAGCCACACGGCATCGGTCTCAGCATATTGAATTCTGAGAGTGTCGCAGAGTGGAGGCTGACACATCCACGTGGCGGCTGCGACAAAATCAAGTGAGCTTGTGTCGCACTTTAATTTTTTACAAGAACCCATGTAATTGGCACATCGGGGAGTATTCTGTTAGTGGCATCACCGATGAATTATTTTGCGGATTCAACTTTTGACTCGGTGGTGGTGTGTCTGAAACGATGAGGGGGTGTGGAGACGATACATGCAGCCTTATCGAGGGTACAAAGCTCGCGAAATCTTAGTAGACAACTAAATTTACAGCCATTCGTCGTACGGCGTTGTGGGCTGATGCGTGGTGAAGTGATCAAAGCGACGACAGAGCGTTGTGCCGGCCTGGGCAGGAGGATAGCTGCTGACTCAGATATTACGTAAGGTAGGAGTCAACGACCAACATCTCATTCTTTAATTTGCACATTTCGATTGTCCAAAACTCATGTCAAAATCAACCCAATGACAGGCAGTAGCTGAGACGGGTATTCACAGATTGGTACAGTTGAGTTTGGGGTGACGGAATATGTCGTTTGATATCTTCTCGATGCTTGGAACTGGCTTTGTTCATTCtaacttcttcttctgcagCTCCCCAGTACTCTGGGCTTATATCTTGCAATCCTATGCAATCTCAAAATCTATGTGAAGTTAGTATGATCACATAAGTCGGGAGGAGAAGAGAGTAGGGATATTTTCTTGTAAAGCGCATCACTTAAAGCCGCTTTAAGGCAAGAGTCAAAAAATCTCGGAAGAGCCCTTGTCAAAATGATGTAATCAATTTTTCTTCAGTTCAATACGCCAAGGATAGGTACCGTGGTACCGTCAAGGAGATTAAAACTCCGGGCGCACACCAAGAAATCCATCAAGCCGCTTTGACTGCCAGCCATATTACCATTGCGGAACAAACACAATAAAATGGATATTCACGGGAAGCCTTTGGTCAATGTAGAACGTTATACTGTTTTCTACACTTAGAAAAATGTTGATTTCTATGCTCGTCGCAAATACAAGCAGCTTGCTTCCACCCGTTTTTATGCAACTACTACTGGGTCTATTTTAGCCCGAAATAATCTAAAAATGAGCATGCAGGCTATTCTTTTTCCCTAAAGAAACTATGTTAAGGTAGAACTTTGGTTGAAGTCTAGGACTTGATACCAGGCTGCCGTGTGTTGAGTACTGTGGAGCTCTGGACACATTGAGATGCGTAGATAGACGAAAGAGCTGTAAATGCAGCAGTGGTTAGTACACTCATAGGACCCCATCCTTCGACTAGCATCAACTTTCGGATCAAGTCCATTGAGAAGATGCGTGTTCAGAGCGCAGATGTTGCGCTTCAACAAGAGCGCCTTGTTGAGCCATCTGCTCTGCTTCCGCACCATCGCACTCTTCCGATTGGAACGATCCCAAATCGGAGGCTGTCGAGGAGGCTGTCGAAAAAGTGGCTGAGGAGACTTTCGGGGTGTTCAAAAATCTCCTGAGAAGGCAACTGAAGGAACAGCCCAGGAGCCTTCAGAACACGTCCCAGACCAGTTACATAGTAGTGAGGATGTTCAGACAACCACGATCGCAGAGACCTCCATCGACTCTGCCCCAGAAGATGCCATGGCTATGGCCGATGTAGCAGCCACCGAGGAAGACGTTCTCGTCTCGGAAGCCCCTGTCACTGCTGACCATCAAACACAGGCGACAGGCAGTACTGCTATCGCCATTTTTCTTCTCGAGGCCAGATGGAGGATGTGCCGTAAGGATGACGAGGTCAGCATCTTCAGCGAGAGCGATTCCCTGAATGGTGAAGCAATAGACGAGGTTGCGCCTAGCAGTGGAGCTTATTCCCGCCTCCCAATTACGGGAAATCTGTCGGCTTTAAATTTCAATGCCATTGTTGTCGACCATGGCATGTCGGACATTGTTCAAATCGACATAGCCAACTCCAAAACTGCAGGCTCCTAGACTTCGAGCGCACAGCAGCAGCGATCATCAGATTCTGCCTCAAACACAACCCTTGATGATGAAGACGTGGAGATGTTGGATAGATCCCAGGCTTCCAGAGCACAGAAGTCATCATCATGTCCTGTCCCAAAGACGACCCTTGATGATGCACACGTGACGATGGTGAATAGAGAGGATGATGGCACAGCGAATGTCGACCTTTCATCTTCAATATCCGCTCATCGGCCTGACCAGGCTTCGCTAGGTGCCAAATCGCCTACACTGGCGACAAAGAATCCCACGCATGCGACTGGAGACAAAGATACGATTGAATCAGACGTCATGCTTGATCTCCTCCTCCAGGCTAGGCGCCAGGTAACCAGACGTCCAACCTAGTTCCTGCCTTTTTCGTCGGCATGATGGAATTTACCTTTGAGAACTCATCAGGctgtaacgggctgagcccgaggtcacatgactaggctgccagcctagtcgcttccttccttctatcaCTCCTTCCCCCAGCAGACCGTGGGCCGTGCaccaacccaaacaaagcgggatggccgcccacttttctcttcttctcttcatctcgactgtaaatagcatctggattaggtagctggaatacagtacctacagaccgttcacacAGGCGTTGAAGTAATTAAGAGACACTTCACAAGTCGAGTAGATTTTGGGCGCTCCGATCCTCATTCTAacgctgcaaaggctataGCCAAGATGAAGGAGCTCATCAACGATGGCAAGCTATACTCCCCGATACTACTGATGTGGATATGTAAGGAGGCACTAGTAGCCCAAGACCAGGACATGCAGCCCTTTCATGACCCAGTCACGCTCTACGTCGATTTCTCCAGGAGCAGGGGCCCTCTTATCCGTCTCTTTGATAGGTTTTGCGAGGCCAATTTTGAGCTCGCGAAGGAGGCCAACCCGGATGGTTGCTTGGCCTGGGATCAGATTAAGACCCTCTCCCAAAAGGAAGAGCTCTCTTGCTTTGGTTTTAAGAAGATGAGCAGCAACTCAAAGGATTTCAGGCGAGCCATCCTTGGGAAGAATATCAACAACGACTCAGAAGATTATGTACGAGCGATCACTGGGAAGATGAGGTTCTGGTACGAAGTGAAATTGCGAGCGAAGTTACTGAGCAAGTAACTGCTGGTGAAATCGTCCACCAGATTCCCGTCCCACAAGCATCCATTGCGCCCAGTCCTCGTGCGCCCAAGCATAGCTTCCTTGAGCACGACTGGGACCGCGCCGGAATATCGTCCGCCAAGCGTAGACGCTATAACGAGAACAAGCCTAATAAAGGCATACACTTGATCAGCTTTGACGGTCCCGATTCCTTACTTCAGTAGAAGTCCAACTATCCGGGTACCTTCCTCGGCAAAGAACGCACACTCGCCGAGTCACCCAAGACATGTGCAAGTCCGGATAAGATATTTGGGGCTGAGTAACTACATCCGATACAAAATTTTAAAACACGCAATCACGTATAAATCTCTTCTCAGAGCCAACGGAGGGCGGTATCGTAGAGTGTGTGAGAAACTGGGTGTATTTACAGAATGGCTACGATGGTATTTGCTTTCGGGAAAAACTTCaaaaagagaaagaaaaCACCACACGCACACAGAAAGCTCTTCTCAGGTGCACAGAGAGTGAAGCGCGGAGCGTGTGAGATACCAGAAGTATTTACTCAGGGGACTGGAAAGGATGGTGCAACTGAGATACTAAGATTCAAGGAGCTGAGAATGTGAGGGGTCAAACTGGCGACTGCAAGAGGACTGTAGGACTTAAAATAACCGGTGCGTCTGTTGAGGGATTTGTACGAGGATACTATGTGGTAGTTAGAATTTTTGGAACTATATGTGAC from Pyrenophora tritici-repentis strain M4 chromosome 1, whole genome shotgun sequence encodes the following:
- a CDS encoding putative ring finger domain protein yields the protein MDSQKAIPSSAKKFIETGIEIVSCAICHDTFTAEHVAIQIIACGHQFGKNCLEEWLRQRNLTGTCPLCRGVLFNASNIPDRRGRARQVSPSTGTSPPIFAPDAPVSPTRFIQYYSQTFNVRDSTQGGFLSRLWSGIMNPPPGDQVATAVRIIMLAFEEFPGPEYNALMRYISRISSIGPQATWTTCPITSLFNTLSCVARCCQKGFTLSLATWQAIMRYQLDAGNDNLHWLNIRNAAWMLHGLHREGQSTGKHWLKLHLFLIILGIHRSEQHLPVYGARELLELICILGCEDPFGTLAQEYSTRLFLLAAIHVLELSKVLYRPCRDARGLRLLDDNTSRQLLKQDVEALWLEGMTLAAKEMAEGRSFL